A genome region from Megalobrama amblycephala isolate DHTTF-2021 linkage group LG16, ASM1881202v1, whole genome shotgun sequence includes the following:
- the fgf12b gene encoding fibroblast growth factor 12 isoform X4 encodes MESKDKSAEPQLKGIVTRLFSEQGFYLQMQPDGTVSGSKDENSDYTLFNLIPVGLRVVAIQGVKAGLYVAMNGEGFLYSTDVFTAECKFKESVFENYYVIYSSTLYRQHESGRAWFLGLNKEGTIMKGNRVKKTKPCSHFVPRPIEVCMYKEPSLHEIDEKQRSRKNSGTPTMGTRKELNQDSTDHEGS; translated from the exons agccTCAGTTGAAGGGGATAGTGACCAGGCTCTTCAGCGAGCAGGGCTTCTACTTACAGATGCAGCCGGACGGAACCGTCAGCGGGAGCAAAGATGAAAACAGCGACTACA CTCTGTTTAATCTGATCCCGGTGGGTTTGCGGGTCGTGGCGATTCAGGGCGTGAAGGCTGGACTTTACGTAGCCATGAATGGAGAAGGTTTCCTGTACTCCACG gATGTGTTCACAGCGGAGTGTAAGTTTAAGGAGAGTGTGTTTGAGAATTATTACGTGATCTACTCGTCTACGCTGTACCGCCAGCATGAGAGCGGACGCGCCTGGTTCCTCGGACTCAATAAAGAAGGAACTATCATGAAGGGAAACCGGGTCAAGAAAACTAAACCGTGTTCACACTTCGTGCCCAGACCCATTGAAG TGTGTATGTATAAGGAGCCGTCGCTGCATGAAATTGACGAGAAGCAGCGGTCCAGGAAAAACTCAGGAACTCCCACTATGGGCACCAGGAAAGAGTTGAACCAGGACTCTACCGATCATGAAGGCTCatag
- the fgf12b gene encoding fibroblast growth factor 12 isoform X1, whose protein sequence is MAAAIASSLIRQKRQARESNSDRAATGKRRSSPAKEPSGRGSLCDRHLFGLFGKVRFCSGKKRPVRRKPEPQLKGIVTRLFSEQGFYLQMQPDGTVSGSKDENSDYTLFNLIPVGLRVVAIQGVKAGLYVAMNGEGFLYSTDVFTAECKFKESVFENYYVIYSSTLYRQHESGRAWFLGLNKEGTIMKGNRVKKTKPCSHFVPRPIEVCMYKEPSLHEIDEKQRSRKNSGTPTMGTRKELNQDSTDHEGS, encoded by the exons ATGGCCGCGGCGATCGCCAGCTCGCTCATCCGACAGAAACGGCAGGCGCGCGAGTCAAACAGCGACCGTGCGGCGACCGGTAAGCGCCGCTCCAGCCCCGCCAAAGAGCCCTCCGGACGAGGCTCCCTGTGCGACCGGCACCTGTTCGGACTCTTCGGTAAAGTCCGATTCTGCAGCGGGAAAAAACGACCCGTGCGCAGGAAACCAG agccTCAGTTGAAGGGGATAGTGACCAGGCTCTTCAGCGAGCAGGGCTTCTACTTACAGATGCAGCCGGACGGAACCGTCAGCGGGAGCAAAGATGAAAACAGCGACTACA CTCTGTTTAATCTGATCCCGGTGGGTTTGCGGGTCGTGGCGATTCAGGGCGTGAAGGCTGGACTTTACGTAGCCATGAATGGAGAAGGTTTCCTGTACTCCACG gATGTGTTCACAGCGGAGTGTAAGTTTAAGGAGAGTGTGTTTGAGAATTATTACGTGATCTACTCGTCTACGCTGTACCGCCAGCATGAGAGCGGACGCGCCTGGTTCCTCGGACTCAATAAAGAAGGAACTATCATGAAGGGAAACCGGGTCAAGAAAACTAAACCGTGTTCACACTTCGTGCCCAGACCCATTGAAG TGTGTATGTATAAGGAGCCGTCGCTGCATGAAATTGACGAGAAGCAGCGGTCCAGGAAAAACTCAGGAACTCCCACTATGGGCACCAGGAAAGAGTTGAACCAGGACTCTACCGATCATGAAGGCTCatag